One stretch of Saccharopolyspora erythraea DNA includes these proteins:
- a CDS encoding 5-methyltetrahydropteroyltriglutamate--homocysteine S-methyltransferase, producing MSTRVSPPFRADHVGSLLRPQRLLAAREEHAAGRIRADELRAVEDEAITEVVAMQEEAGLSSATDGEFRRSSWHMDFLYQLEGVSKVTDSELTVRFHNADGDIEFATPDMRVDGRISLAEPIFADAFRFLADKAGRATPKLTIPSPGMLHYRGGRAAIDESVYPDLEQFRADLAAAYRAEIRALADIGCHYLQLDDTSLAYLNDPAQREQLAARGDDAEHEHERTIDLINAALRDRPDTLSVTTHMCRGNYRSSWVAEGGYDFVAEALFSRLDVDGFFLEFDDARSGGFEPLRFVPKGKVVVLGLVTTKRGELESKDELKRRIDEAARYVDPDQLCLSPQCGFASTQEGNALTYDEQMAKLRLVAETAAEVWG from the coding sequence ATGAGCACTCGCGTCTCCCCGCCCTTCCGCGCGGACCACGTCGGCAGTCTCCTCCGCCCCCAGCGACTGCTCGCGGCCAGGGAGGAACACGCCGCGGGCCGCATCAGAGCCGACGAGCTGCGCGCGGTGGAGGACGAGGCGATCACCGAGGTGGTCGCGATGCAGGAGGAGGCCGGGCTCTCCAGCGCCACCGACGGCGAGTTCCGCCGCTCCTCGTGGCACATGGACTTCCTGTACCAGCTCGAAGGCGTCAGCAAGGTCACCGACTCCGAGCTCACCGTCCGGTTCCACAACGCCGACGGCGACATCGAGTTCGCCACCCCGGACATGCGCGTCGACGGCCGGATCAGCCTCGCCGAGCCGATCTTCGCCGACGCCTTCCGCTTCCTGGCCGACAAGGCGGGCCGGGCCACCCCGAAGCTGACCATCCCGTCGCCGGGGATGCTGCACTACCGCGGCGGCCGCGCGGCGATCGACGAGTCGGTGTACCCGGACCTGGAGCAGTTCCGCGCCGACCTCGCCGCCGCCTACCGCGCCGAGATCCGGGCGCTGGCCGACATCGGCTGCCACTACCTCCAGCTCGACGACACGAGCCTGGCCTACCTCAACGACCCGGCGCAGCGGGAGCAGCTGGCGGCCAGGGGCGACGACGCCGAGCACGAGCACGAGCGCACCATCGACCTGATCAACGCCGCGCTGCGGGACCGCCCCGACACGCTGTCGGTGACCACGCACATGTGCCGCGGCAACTACCGCTCGTCGTGGGTGGCCGAGGGCGGCTACGACTTCGTCGCCGAGGCGCTGTTCTCCCGGCTGGACGTGGACGGGTTCTTCCTGGAGTTCGACGACGCCCGCTCCGGCGGGTTCGAGCCGCTGCGGTTCGTGCCCAAGGGCAAGGTCGTGGTGTTGGGCCTGGTCACCACCAAGCGCGGCGAGCTGGAGTCCAAGGACGAGCTGAAGCGGCGCATCGACGAAGCGGCCCGGTACGTCGACCCGGACCAGCTCTGCCTGTCCCCGCAGTGCGGCTTCGCCTCCACGCAGGAGGGGAACGCGCTCACCTACGACGAGCAGATGGCCAAGTTGCGGCTCGTCGCCGAGACGGCCGCCGAGGTGTGGGGCTGA